A stretch of Proteiniborus sp. DW1 DNA encodes these proteins:
- the rplW gene encoding 50S ribosomal protein L23 has product MMRNPHDIIRKPVVTERSMNDMAEGKYTFVVDKKANKTEIKNAIEKIFGVKVEKVNTMLMEGKVKRQGIHEGKRPDWKKAIVTLTKDSKGIEFFEGM; this is encoded by the coding sequence ATAATGCGTAATCCACACGACATCATAAGAAAACCAGTAGTAACAGAAAGAAGTATGAATGATATGGCAGAAGGTAAATATACCTTTGTTGTAGATAAAAAAGCCAATAAAACGGAAATCAAAAATGCTATTGAAAAGATTTTTGGAGTAAAGGTTGAAAAGGTAAACACTATGCTTATGGAAGGTAAAGTGAAAAGACAAGGAATTCATGAGGGTAAAAGACCGGATTGGAAAAAAGCAATTGTTACCCTTACTAAAGATAGTAAAGGCATAGAGTTCTTTGAAGGCATGTAA
- the rplD gene encoding 50S ribosomal protein L4 produces the protein MPKVALYNVSGQQIGDIELSDAVFGVEVNQHVLYEAVKNQLANKRQGTQSAKTRAEVRGGGRKPWRQKGTGRARQGSIRAPQWIGGGVVFAPKPRDYSYAIPKKVKRLAMKSALSSKVENKEIIVLDELNLTQPKTKDMVNILKNINSSKKALIVMAEKNENVIKSARNIPGVQTSLTNTLNVYDILKYDSFIITKDAVKKVEEVYA, from the coding sequence ATGCCAAAGGTAGCTTTATATAATGTATCAGGCCAACAAATTGGTGATATAGAGTTAAGCGATGCGGTATTTGGAGTTGAAGTAAACCAACACGTTTTATACGAAGCTGTAAAGAACCAGCTTGCAAATAAAAGACAAGGTACTCAATCAGCTAAAACAAGAGCAGAAGTAAGAGGTGGAGGAAGAAAACCTTGGAGACAAAAAGGAACAGGTAGAGCTCGTCAAGGAAGCATAAGAGCACCTCAATGGATAGGTGGTGGAGTAGTATTTGCTCCAAAACCAAGAGATTATAGCTATGCTATTCCTAAAAAGGTTAAGAGATTAGCTATGAAGAGCGCATTAAGCTCAAAGGTTGAAAACAAAGAAATTATTGTATTAGATGAATTAAATCTAACTCAACCTAAAACAAAAGATATGGTAAATATCTTAAAGAACATAAATTCTAGCAAAAAGGCATTAATCGTTATGGCTGAAAAGAATGAAAATGTAATTAAGTCAGCAAGAAATATACCAGGAGTTCAAACTAGCTTAACAAATACTCTTAATGTATATGACATTCTTAAATACGATTCATTCATCATAACTAAGGATGCTGTTAAAAAAGTGGAGGAGGTGTATGCATAA